A genomic window from Sulfurospirillum multivorans DSM 12446 includes:
- a CDS encoding aldolase/citrate lyase family protein: protein MKPKLRRSMLFVPGSNTGMVCNAFIYKPDTVMFDLEDSVALSEKDSARMMVFHALQHFTYKDIETAVRVNPLDTPFGLLDLEAVIRAGVDIVRLPKTDTVEDVLDMEREIERIETKIGATKKTMLLAAIESALGVVNAVDIARSSKRMMGIALGAEDFVRDLHTQRTKEGHELMAARNQILLAARAAKIGAFDSIFSDVKDKEGFMHEVELIKGLGFDGKSLINPNQIPWLHSAFAPSQKNINWAIEVLEAAKDAKERGLGVISLDGKMVDAPVILRAEWIMDLARASGVLGEEQ from the coding sequence ATGAAACCAAAACTAAGACGAAGTATGCTTTTTGTACCAGGCTCAAACACGGGCATGGTCTGTAATGCGTTTATCTACAAGCCTGACACGGTGATGTTTGACCTTGAAGACTCCGTGGCACTCAGTGAAAAAGACTCGGCACGCATGATGGTATTTCATGCGTTGCAGCATTTTACCTACAAAGATATTGAAACCGCCGTGCGTGTCAATCCTCTGGACACTCCGTTTGGACTGCTCGATCTTGAAGCGGTCATTAGAGCAGGTGTGGACATCGTCAGGCTTCCAAAGACCGACACGGTCGAAGATGTTTTGGACATGGAGCGTGAGATTGAGCGTATCGAGACCAAGATTGGTGCAACGAAAAAAACGATGCTTCTAGCCGCTATTGAAAGCGCACTCGGTGTGGTCAATGCCGTCGACATCGCACGAAGTTCTAAGCGGATGATGGGCATTGCTTTAGGCGCGGAAGATTTTGTACGTGACCTTCATACGCAACGCACCAAAGAAGGACACGAGCTGATGGCAGCACGTAACCAAATCTTACTCGCAGCGCGCGCCGCAAAAATCGGTGCATTTGACTCCATCTTTTCGGATGTCAAAGACAAAGAGGGTTTTATGCACGAAGTGGAGCTGATCAAAGGGCTTGGTTTTGATGGAAAATCCCTCATCAATCCCAATCAAATCCCATGGCTTCACAGTGCCTTTGCACCGAGTCAGAAAAATATCAACTGGGCGATAGAGGTGCTTGAAGCAGCCAAAGATGCGAAAGAGCGTGGGCTTGGCGTTATCTCTCTTGATGGAAAAATGGTGGATGCACCGGTCATCTTAAGAGCAGAGTGGATTATGGATTTAGCGCGTGCATCGGGCGTTTTAGGAGAAGAGCAATGA
- the citD gene encoding citrate lyase acyl carrier protein, with the protein MSKKLETAHAGTLESSDAFVRVIPVDVKGIEIELESSVEEIYGDAIRALVLETAMAMGVEGVKLIVQDKGALDYVIKARVQTAILRALGEAEPDWSVL; encoded by the coding sequence ATGAGCAAAAAGCTAGAGACTGCCCACGCAGGAACACTGGAGTCGAGTGATGCGTTTGTACGCGTGATTCCTGTGGATGTGAAAGGCATTGAAATTGAGTTAGAAAGCAGTGTTGAAGAGATTTACGGCGATGCGATCAGAGCCCTTGTGTTGGAAACAGCGATGGCGATGGGCGTAGAGGGTGTGAAGCTTATCGTTCAAGACAAAGGCGCACTTGATTATGTGATCAAAGCGCGCGTTCAAACCGCCATTTTAAGAGCTTTGGGCGAAGCTGAGCCTGATTGGAGTGTATTATGA
- the citC gene encoding [citrate (pro-3S)-lyase] ligase, translating to MSFVFSEVPHTSIVRWQKVKDFLDSVDLEMSEDVEVFVVAKEDDRIVACGGVSGKVLKNIALDESLRGEGLALSLMSELLKVAFREGRHELFLFTKPDYQEVFESCGFKYIEQAHHQVILMENSYNIDLYKKRLRKYKHTGDVVGSIVMNCNPFTLGHRFLVEQACERSHWVHLFVVKEDASFFTFKDRYRLICEGLVDLENLTIHEGSDYIISKATFPTYFIKDKRQIDSLYTELDLNIFRNHLAPQLGITHRFVGEEPLCAVTNEYNQQMKKLLVRPSEFPAIEVVELGRIEYGGEPISASRVRKLMQHNRLEEILPLVPPTTYALIAHMMSKEEEK from the coding sequence ATGAGTTTTGTCTTCTCTGAAGTGCCACACACGAGTATCGTGCGATGGCAAAAAGTGAAGGATTTTTTAGACAGTGTTGATCTTGAGATGTCTGAGGATGTCGAAGTGTTTGTGGTTGCCAAAGAGGATGACCGCATCGTAGCGTGCGGAGGAGTGAGCGGGAAAGTGCTTAAAAACATCGCGCTCGATGAGTCTTTGCGCGGCGAAGGTTTGGCGCTGAGTCTGATGAGCGAGCTTTTGAAAGTGGCGTTTCGTGAAGGACGGCATGAACTTTTTTTGTTTACGAAACCAGATTATCAGGAGGTGTTTGAGTCGTGTGGGTTTAAGTATATTGAGCAGGCGCATCATCAGGTCATTTTGATGGAGAATAGCTACAATATTGATCTGTATAAAAAACGATTGCGAAAGTATAAACATACGGGCGACGTGGTTGGAAGCATCGTGATGAACTGCAACCCGTTTACGTTAGGGCACCGTTTTTTAGTCGAGCAAGCCTGTGAAAGGTCGCATTGGGTGCATCTATTTGTGGTGAAGGAAGACGCTTCCTTTTTTACCTTTAAAGATCGCTACAGACTGATTTGCGAAGGGTTAGTGGACCTTGAAAACCTCACGATACATGAGGGTTCTGACTACATTATCTCTAAAGCGACGTTTCCGACTTATTTTATTAAGGACAAGCGTCAGATTGATTCACTCTATACGGAGCTGGATCTCAATATTTTTAGAAATCATCTAGCGCCACAACTGGGCATTACGCACCGTTTTGTGGGAGAAGAGCCGTTATGTGCCGTGACGAATGAGTATAACCAACAGATGAAAAAATTACTGGTTCGCCCGAGTGAATTTCCAGCCATTGAGGTGGTTGAGTTAGGGCGTATTGAGTATGGTGGTGAGCCAATTTCGGCTTCGAGAGTCAGAAAATTAATGCAACACAATCGTTTGGAAGAGATCCTCCCGTTGGTACCTCCGACAACGTACGCGTTGATTGCACACATGATGTCTAAAGAGGAAGAAAAATGA
- a CDS encoding AbrB family transcriptional regulator has protein sequence MQWLKGFLPVVASLLIGILGAILFSFINVPLPWLLGSIVAIAIASRFPKIPLRTPKMFSAPARAVLGITIGSAFNPTILHYLGEFVSSIVLILPFVLIITFCGMIYYWKWLKFDKMTAYFSSMPGGLLEMVTLAEATGANVYKVTMTQSVRLLCIVFTLPFIIQALSHVSLDGRVSITQPFLQSDPHDMFILTVCALVGWWGALKLKIPGGTMLGPMILGAVVYGSGIVHARPPNEIIKIIQLILGTTVGFVFVGVTCKEITKIFMQTLGYFVILAMISAVFVFIVSKMTDFPLISILLAFSPGGQSEMNLIAIIIAANLPYVALHHIVRMFLVMSVAPVFVKYLRPKEDR, from the coding sequence ATGCAATGGCTTAAAGGCTTTTTACCTGTCGTAGCATCACTTTTGATAGGGATTCTAGGAGCCATACTTTTCTCGTTTATCAATGTACCCCTCCCATGGCTTTTGGGCTCGATTGTTGCCATTGCCATTGCGAGTCGTTTTCCCAAAATTCCCCTTCGAACGCCTAAAATGTTTTCAGCCCCTGCACGCGCAGTGCTTGGTATTACCATCGGTAGTGCCTTTAATCCTACGATTTTGCACTACTTAGGAGAGTTTGTTTCAAGCATTGTTCTGATCTTACCGTTTGTCCTGATTATCACGTTTTGCGGGATGATTTACTATTGGAAGTGGTTGAAGTTTGATAAGATGACCGCCTATTTTAGCTCGATGCCCGGTGGTCTTTTGGAGATGGTAACGCTAGCAGAAGCGACGGGTGCGAATGTGTACAAAGTGACAATGACCCAATCCGTTCGGCTGTTGTGCATTGTTTTCACGCTTCCTTTCATCATTCAAGCCCTCTCGCATGTCTCACTGGATGGCAGAGTCAGCATTACTCAGCCATTTTTACAGAGTGATCCTCACGATATGTTCATCCTAACTGTGTGTGCGCTGGTGGGCTGGTGGGGCGCTTTGAAGCTTAAAATACCGGGTGGAACCATGCTAGGGCCTATGATCTTAGGGGCGGTTGTGTATGGTTCGGGCATCGTGCATGCGCGCCCACCCAATGAGATCATTAAGATCATTCAGCTGATACTTGGAACGACCGTTGGGTTTGTCTTTGTTGGCGTTACATGTAAAGAAATTACAAAAATTTTCATGCAAACGCTGGGGTATTTTGTGATTTTAGCGATGATTTCAGCCGTGTTTGTCTTTATTGTCTCTAAGATGACCGATTTTCCACTGATCTCGATTTTGTTAGCCTTCTCACCAGGCGGTCAGTCGGAGATGAATTTGATAGCGATCATTATCGCAGCGAATTTACCGTATGTTGCGCTTCATCACATTGTGAGAATGTTTTTGGTGATGAGTGTTGCACCCGTATTTGTCAAATACCTTCGCCCCAAAGAGGACCGATGA
- a CDS encoding OprD family outer membrane porin has protein sequence MKLARLSLAAIAVVGLTSSSFAADTLADAFKNGKITGELKAFYFDRDTGVDVASVGAGDTSIFVTGVMLNYVTDSLMGFKFGTTVQSSSAPFASDDAKDVFAKDMYGSGAVLSEAYLEYTFAKTTAKIGRQFISSPLVASSGSRVIKDSFEGATLINTDLPNTTLGFGYVDKWQARTNQGWAPKSTGMADFKQVGDGAYTLFAINKSIPGLMLSGAWAGIEEFSAGEDLDLYRFEARYDGKATDFTYNLGAQYFSTQYSGVTKDANGYALKAGVGVGSIDAYVAYSKISDDGKVKYGLGYGADTLYTQSPIISDNYEPDTEAYAIDVAYKFNADAKIGVDYTQTDDPARGDLSYSAVYGSYAFSGALKGLSVLVQYEKEGKDGNDEELRVKTSYKF, from the coding sequence ATGAAATTAGCGAGACTTAGTTTGGCGGCTATCGCAGTTGTGGGGCTTACATCCAGCTCATTTGCAGCAGATACCTTGGCAGATGCTTTTAAAAATGGCAAGATCACGGGTGAGCTGAAGGCTTTTTATTTTGATCGTGATACGGGTGTCGATGTTGCCTCTGTTGGCGCAGGAGATACTTCGATTTTTGTAACAGGTGTTATGTTAAATTATGTAACAGACTCTTTGATGGGATTCAAATTTGGCACAACCGTACAATCGAGCAGTGCCCCTTTTGCAAGCGATGATGCGAAGGATGTTTTTGCAAAGGATATGTACGGTTCAGGCGCGGTACTTTCCGAAGCTTATCTGGAATACACGTTTGCTAAAACGACGGCAAAGATAGGTCGACAGTTTATTAGCTCTCCTTTAGTTGCAAGCAGTGGTTCTCGTGTGATTAAAGACTCGTTTGAAGGTGCAACGCTTATCAATACGGACTTACCAAACACCACACTTGGATTTGGTTATGTTGATAAATGGCAGGCACGAACCAATCAAGGATGGGCTCCTAAGTCTACAGGAATGGCAGATTTTAAACAGGTGGGAGATGGTGCGTACACTCTCTTTGCGATTAACAAATCTATTCCAGGCTTGATGCTCTCAGGCGCATGGGCAGGGATTGAAGAGTTTTCGGCAGGCGAAGATTTGGATCTGTACCGTTTTGAAGCGCGTTATGATGGTAAAGCGACGGATTTTACTTATAACCTTGGCGCACAATATTTTAGTACGCAATACAGCGGAGTTACGAAAGATGCCAATGGCTACGCGCTTAAAGCAGGCGTGGGTGTCGGTAGTATTGATGCGTATGTGGCGTACTCTAAAATATCCGATGATGGCAAAGTCAAATACGGTCTTGGCTATGGCGCCGATACACTTTACACCCAATCGCCCATTATCTCCGATAACTACGAACCTGACACAGAAGCGTATGCGATCGACGTTGCGTACAAATTTAACGCAGATGCTAAAATCGGTGTGGATTATACCCAAACGGATGATCCTGCCAGAGGTGACCTCTCTTACAGCGCGGTGTATGGCTCCTACGCGTTTAGTGGCGCACTCAAAGGCTTAAGCGTTCTTGTCCAGTATGAGAAAGAGGGTAAAGATGGTAACGATGAGGAGCTAAGAGTGAAGACCTCTTATAAATTCTAA